Proteins found in one Candidatus Eremiobacteraceae bacterium genomic segment:
- a CDS encoding (Fe-S)-binding protein: MTAPAQPHGIGTCTRCGLCQQACPTYRDWRLEADSPRGRVEIVERIAGGERPDAAMAEHLYACLGCRACETACPSGVPFGDLLEFGRGEVERAGTIAPERGGWRTFRSLMFERILPSRALFGAMMMPAKVLRHMPTLARLLRSLPMSGGARRALAMASIDTPVGSGRLSAHAKAIGERRARVALFTGCIMESLFGGVNEALVRVLRSCGCDVVAPSGQWCCGALNVHAGERRRALAMARRNIEAFERSDAEAIVVDSAGCGAHMKSYGQPLEGEPAFADRAAAFAAKIVDATEYLDRIGVIMDRAPSARRVTYQDACHLAHGQKVRQAPRALLRAMPGIEFIELPDADRCCGAAGVYSLTHPAMSQRVLDEKLAKIAQTGADTVAVTNPGCHLQLAPALAQRGVRVRHVVELVDEAIRHSSRGTAF, translated from the coding sequence ATGACTGCACCGGCACAGCCGCACGGCATCGGCACGTGCACGCGCTGCGGACTTTGCCAACAAGCGTGCCCGACGTATCGCGACTGGCGACTCGAGGCGGACTCGCCGCGTGGACGCGTCGAGATCGTCGAGCGCATCGCGGGAGGGGAGCGGCCGGATGCAGCGATGGCCGAGCATCTCTACGCGTGTCTCGGCTGCCGCGCGTGCGAGACCGCGTGTCCGTCGGGTGTGCCCTTCGGCGATCTCCTCGAATTCGGCCGCGGTGAAGTCGAACGCGCCGGTACGATCGCGCCGGAGCGCGGCGGCTGGCGGACGTTCCGCTCGCTCATGTTCGAGCGCATCCTTCCATCGCGAGCGCTGTTCGGCGCGATGATGATGCCGGCGAAAGTCTTGCGCCACATGCCGACGCTCGCGCGTCTGCTGCGGTCGCTTCCGATGTCGGGCGGCGCGCGGCGCGCACTCGCGATGGCGTCGATCGATACCCCGGTCGGCAGTGGCCGGTTGTCTGCGCACGCGAAAGCGATCGGCGAACGACGCGCTCGCGTCGCGCTTTTCACCGGCTGCATCATGGAGTCGCTTTTCGGCGGCGTCAACGAAGCGCTCGTCCGCGTCCTGCGTTCGTGCGGTTGCGATGTCGTCGCGCCTTCCGGTCAGTGGTGTTGCGGCGCGCTCAACGTGCACGCCGGCGAGCGGCGGCGAGCGCTTGCCATGGCCCGTCGCAATATCGAAGCGTTCGAGCGCTCGGACGCCGAGGCGATCGTCGTCGATTCGGCGGGTTGCGGCGCGCACATGAAGTCGTACGGCCAGCCTCTCGAAGGCGAGCCCGCATTCGCCGATCGCGCCGCCGCGTTCGCCGCTAAGATCGTCGACGCGACCGAGTACCTCGATCGGATCGGCGTGATCATGGACCGCGCGCCCTCCGCGCGCCGCGTCACGTATCAAGACGCCTGCCATCTCGCGCACGGACAGAAGGTCCGTCAGGCGCCGCGGGCGCTGCTGCGGGCCATGCCGGGGATCGAATTCATCGAGCTGCCTGACGCAGACCGCTGTTGCGGCGCAGCCGGCGTATATTCGCTCACCCACCCGGCTATGTCGCAGCGCGTTCTCGACGAAAAGCTTGCGAAGATCGCGCAGACCGGTGCCGACACGGTCGCGGTGACGAACCCAGGCTGTCACCTTCAGCTCGCGCCCGCACTCGCACAGCGCGGCGTCCGCGTCCGTCATGTCGTCGAGCTTGTCGACGAGGCGATACGTCACTCGTCCCGAGGGACGGCCTTTTAG